A genomic stretch from Methylophilus medardicus includes:
- the tsf gene encoding translation elongation factor Ts, producing MAEITASMVKDLRERTDAPMMDCKKALTEAEGDMARAEEILRVRFGNKASKAAGRVAAEGTVGISISADGKLGTLIEVNSETDFCAKNEEFLKFVSDLAQTVNENNPADIEAVGALPLRGETAEAVRAQLVGKIGENITPRRFVRTAAQGQLFSYVHGSRIGVLLDLVGGDEALGKDIAMHIAAAKPKSLDASGVDAALIEAERRVAIEKAKEAGKPEAMLEKIAEGTVQKFLKEVTLLSQAFVKDDKLSIEQLLKSKGASVASFSMYVVGEGIEKAVVDYAAEVAAAAKV from the coding sequence ATGGCTGAAATTACCGCAAGCATGGTGAAGGATCTACGTGAGCGCACCGATGCCCCGATGATGGACTGTAAAAAAGCATTGACCGAAGCAGAGGGCGATATGGCCCGTGCAGAAGAAATTCTGCGTGTCCGTTTCGGTAACAAAGCAAGCAAAGCTGCCGGCCGCGTTGCAGCCGAAGGTACAGTCGGCATTAGCATTTCTGCAGATGGCAAATTGGGCACACTGATTGAAGTGAACTCAGAAACAGACTTCTGCGCGAAAAATGAAGAGTTTCTTAAATTTGTAAGCGACTTGGCACAAACTGTGAACGAAAATAACCCAGCGGATATCGAGGCGGTGGGTGCTTTGCCATTGCGTGGCGAAACGGCCGAAGCAGTGCGCGCACAATTGGTGGGTAAAATTGGTGAAAACATCACACCACGTCGTTTTGTACGCACGGCTGCACAAGGGCAGTTGTTTAGTTATGTGCACGGTAGCAGAATTGGCGTGTTGCTGGACTTAGTTGGTGGCGACGAAGCCTTGGGTAAAGACATTGCCATGCACATTGCGGCAGCAAAACCAAAATCATTGGATGCGAGCGGAGTGGATGCAGCTTTGATTGAAGCTGAGCGTCGTGTGGCAATTGAAAAAGCCAAAGAAGCTGGCAAGCCAGAAGCGATGTTGGAAAAAATCGCAGAAGGTACCGTACAGAAGTTTTTGAAAGAAGTGACTTTGTTGAGTCAAGCTTTTGTAAAAGACGACAAACTGAGCATCGAGCAACTGCTGAAATCAAAAGGCGCAAGCGTTGCTTCTTTCAGCATGTATGTAGTGGGTGAAGGCATTGAGAAGGCAGTGGTTGATTACGCTGCTGAAGTCGCTGCTGCAGCAAAAGTTTAA
- the pyrH gene encoding UMP kinase: MAQPVFKRILLKLSGEALMGDDAYGINRETVTAIVAQVKEIVNMGVQVGIVIGGGNIFRGVAPAAEGMDRATADYMGMLATVMNAMALQDAMKHAGVAARVQSALNIEAVAEPYIRGKAIRYLEEGKVVIFGAGTGNPFFTTDTAAALRGVEIDAEIVLKATKVDGIYTADPKKDPTATRYDMVSYDEAINKNLKVMDATAFTLCRDQKMPIAVFSIFKEGALKRVILGENEGTRVMA, from the coding sequence ATGGCACAACCTGTTTTCAAGCGCATATTACTCAAGTTATCTGGTGAGGCGCTGATGGGCGACGATGCTTATGGCATTAATCGTGAAACGGTGACGGCGATCGTGGCGCAAGTCAAAGAGATCGTTAACATGGGCGTGCAAGTTGGTATTGTGATTGGTGGTGGAAACATATTTCGTGGCGTGGCACCTGCCGCCGAAGGCATGGACAGGGCAACGGCGGATTATATGGGCATGTTAGCCACTGTCATGAATGCCATGGCATTGCAAGATGCGATGAAGCATGCGGGCGTGGCAGCGAGGGTGCAGAGTGCGCTCAATATTGAAGCCGTGGCTGAACCTTATATTCGCGGCAAAGCAATACGCTATCTCGAAGAAGGCAAAGTGGTCATTTTTGGTGCTGGCACGGGCAATCCGTTTTTTACAACCGATACTGCCGCTGCATTACGCGGTGTTGAAATTGATGCAGAGATTGTACTAAAAGCCACCAAAGTTGATGGTATTTATACCGCAGATCCGAAAAAGGACCCGACCGCGACGCGCTATGATATGGTTTCTTATGACGAAGCGATCAACAAGAATTTAAAAGTCATGGATGCGACAGCCTTTACGCTGTGCCGTGACCAGAAAATGCCGATTGCGGTGTTTAGTATATTTAAAGAAGGTGCGTTGAAGCGTGTGATCTTGGGTGAGAACGAAGGCACGCGTGTGATGGCCTAG
- the frr gene encoding ribosome recycling factor, with the protein MTMVEDIKKSAEQKMHRSLEALKTDLAKIRTGRAHTGLLDHVMVEYYGSMVAVSQVANINLGDARTLNVQPYEKNMISKVEKAIRDCDLGLNPATNGDLVRVPMPMLTEERRRDLTKIVRTEGEGAKVAIRNVRRDANDALKKLIKDKAISEDDERRAQEEVQKMTDKAVAEVDKILQQKEIDLMAV; encoded by the coding sequence ATGACGATGGTTGAAGACATTAAAAAATCTGCTGAGCAGAAAATGCACAGATCGCTGGAAGCGTTAAAAACTGATTTAGCCAAAATTCGCACAGGCCGTGCGCACACTGGCTTGTTGGATCATGTGATGGTTGAGTATTACGGCTCGATGGTCGCAGTGAGTCAGGTCGCGAATATTAACTTGGGCGATGCGCGTACTTTGAATGTGCAGCCTTATGAAAAAAATATGATCTCGAAGGTTGAAAAAGCCATTCGTGATTGTGATCTTGGTTTAAACCCTGCGACCAACGGTGATTTGGTGCGTGTGCCGATGCCGATGCTGACCGAGGAGCGTCGCCGTGATTTGACTAAGATCGTGCGCACAGAGGGCGAAGGTGCAAAAGTGGCGATCCGCAACGTTCGCCGCGATGCCAACGATGCCTTGAAAAAACTCATCAAAGACAAGGCGATTTCTGAAGATGATGAGCGCCGTGCACAAGAGGAAGTACAGAAAATGACCGATAAGGCTGTGGCCGAAGTCGATAAAATTTTGCAGCAAAAAGAAATAGATTTGATGGCGGTTTAA
- the uppS gene encoding polyprenyl diphosphate synthase yields MGLFSSSTKQVPPIQDLPQHVAVIMDGNGRWAKKRFLPRVAGHQRGLESVRALVKACVRLDIQYLTLFAFSSENWRRPPEEVTFLMSLFLEALDREVRKLHEANVILKLIGDRSSFNPTLQQKMLEAEQQTAGNTGLTLTIAVNYGGRWDVVHAFNQLLKDKGAVTEVTESDLTPYLSMPYAPEPDLFIRTGGETRISNFLLWQLAYTELYFTPTLWPDFDDAAFEAALTSYQQRERRFGRTSEQLSTDSGTS; encoded by the coding sequence TTGGGTTTATTTTCCAGTTCTACAAAGCAAGTTCCACCTATTCAGGATCTGCCGCAACATGTGGCAGTGATTATGGATGGCAATGGCCGTTGGGCAAAAAAGCGTTTTTTACCCCGTGTCGCCGGCCACCAACGTGGACTGGAATCTGTGCGTGCGCTGGTGAAAGCCTGTGTCAGGCTTGATATCCAATATTTGACCCTGTTTGCCTTTAGCAGTGAAAATTGGCGACGCCCCCCAGAAGAAGTGACTTTTTTAATGAGCCTTTTTCTGGAGGCGCTGGACCGTGAAGTCAGAAAGCTGCATGAAGCCAATGTGATATTAAAACTGATTGGCGACCGCAGTTCATTTAATCCCACCCTGCAGCAAAAAATGCTTGAAGCCGAGCAACAAACGGCGGGCAATACTGGTTTGACCCTTACCATTGCAGTGAATTATGGTGGTCGTTGGGATGTGGTACATGCCTTCAACCAATTGTTAAAAGATAAAGGCGCCGTCACCGAGGTGACTGAATCCGATTTGACGCCGTATTTATCTATGCCGTATGCGCCTGAACCGGATTTGTTTATCCGCACCGGTGGCGAAACCCGTATTAGCAACTTTTTGCTATGGCAATTAGCTTATACTGAGCTGTATTTTACGCCTACCTTATGGCCTGACTTTGACGATGCAGCATTTGAGGCGGCATTGACCTCCTATCAGCAACGCGAAAGACGCTTTGGCCGCACCAGCGAGCAGTTAAGCACCGATAGCGGCACCTCTTAA
- a CDS encoding phosphatidate cytidylyltransferase, with protein sequence MLKTRIITAIVLLGLFLPALFYLPLMAWAAVMLALTLVCLREWAGFLQLNDTQTRNYLIVSAVTGAGLLGLLQQFGFHWFFYVALKVFAVVTLFWLFMVPVALYLNTFFKHKVLNLFIGWGLMLSLWLALVTAKEVNPFVLLVIISTIWLADSAAYFAGKQFGRHKLAPAISPGKTWEGVAGALLAVALYAVALKMSGTIATWWVLPGLWAVTIAGIYGDLFESFFKRRANLKDSGQFLPGHGGLLDRVDGVIPALPIGMCLLFWFHYWQQVYSF encoded by the coding sequence ATGTTAAAAACCAGAATTATCACTGCCATTGTGTTGCTTGGCTTGTTTTTGCCGGCATTGTTTTATTTACCGCTAATGGCCTGGGCTGCGGTGATGCTGGCGTTGACGCTGGTATGCTTGCGTGAATGGGCAGGTTTTTTGCAATTGAATGACACGCAAACCCGCAATTATCTCATCGTGTCGGCTGTGACAGGGGCTGGCTTATTGGGGTTGTTACAGCAATTTGGGTTTCACTGGTTTTTTTATGTTGCCCTGAAAGTGTTTGCCGTGGTCACCCTCTTTTGGCTTTTCATGGTGCCAGTTGCGCTTTATTTAAACACCTTTTTCAAACATAAAGTATTGAATCTTTTTATTGGTTGGGGCTTGATGCTGTCTTTGTGGCTGGCCTTGGTTACCGCTAAAGAAGTGAACCCTTTTGTGTTGCTGGTGATTATCTCGACCATTTGGCTGGCGGATAGTGCTGCTTACTTTGCGGGCAAGCAATTCGGTCGCCATAAATTGGCGCCTGCAATCAGCCCGGGCAAGACTTGGGAAGGCGTGGCGGGTGCCTTGCTCGCGGTCGCTTTGTATGCCGTTGCCTTAAAAATGAGCGGAACGATTGCCACATGGTGGGTATTGCCGGGCTTATGGGCGGTGACGATTGCTGGGATTTATGGGGACTTGTTCGAATCATTTTTTAAGCGGCGGGCAAATTTAAAAGACAGTGGCCAGTTTTTACCCGGACACGGTGGCCTGCTAGATCGTGTAGATGGCGTTATTCCAGCATTACCCATCGGTATGTGCTTGTTGTTTTGGTTTCATTACTGGCAACAGGTTTATTCGTTTTAA
- the ispC gene encoding 1-deoxy-D-xylulose-5-phosphate reductoisomerase, with protein sequence MQYVTILGSTGTIGQQTLDVISQHPGRYGVFALTAHHNVNAMLQQCAQYQPRYAVMQDEDAAQLLRARMQAEQLNVEVLAGVDGLTEVAAHPEVAVVMAAIVGAAGLLPALAAAKAGKKILLANKETLVMAGQLFMDAVKQGQATLLPIDSEHNAIFQVMPKHAYNDLSDVGVNQIILTASGGPFRGYTHAQLQDVTPALALKHPNWVMGAKITIDSSTLMNKGLEVIEAHWLFNARPEQIEVVVHPQSVIHSMVSYVDGSILAQLGNPDMRTPIAYGLAYPERITSGVKPLSLLDIAKLEFEAPDTVRFPCLRLAYDALAAGGTAPAILNAANEVAVAAFLNDQIRYLDIPRLLEEALQHIVAAPVQSIEQLLTVDAQARALLTQLISNLPTTPLRKAVSA encoded by the coding sequence TTGCAATACGTCACCATACTCGGCAGCACCGGCACCATCGGCCAGCAAACACTGGATGTGATTTCACAACATCCTGGCCGTTATGGCGTGTTCGCGCTGACAGCGCATCATAATGTGAATGCGATGTTGCAGCAGTGTGCGCAATATCAACCGCGTTATGCAGTGATGCAAGATGAAGACGCAGCGCAGTTGTTACGCGCGCGCATGCAGGCTGAGCAGCTCAATGTCGAGGTGCTTGCTGGTGTGGATGGCCTGACAGAAGTCGCCGCGCATCCTGAGGTCGCTGTGGTGATGGCTGCAATCGTGGGGGCTGCGGGTTTGTTACCTGCATTAGCTGCTGCGAAGGCAGGCAAGAAAATCTTGTTAGCCAATAAAGAAACGCTGGTGATGGCAGGCCAATTGTTCATGGATGCGGTGAAACAAGGCCAAGCCACTTTGCTGCCCATTGATAGTGAACACAATGCTATTTTTCAGGTGATGCCCAAGCACGCTTACAACGATTTAAGCGACGTGGGTGTGAACCAGATTATTTTAACGGCCTCTGGTGGACCCTTTCGCGGCTACACCCATGCACAGTTGCAAGACGTCACCCCCGCGTTGGCACTAAAACATCCCAACTGGGTGATGGGCGCAAAAATCACCATTGACTCATCCACCTTAATGAATAAAGGCCTAGAGGTGATTGAAGCGCATTGGTTATTCAATGCCCGCCCCGAGCAAATAGAGGTCGTTGTGCATCCGCAGAGTGTGATTCACTCGATGGTTTCATATGTGGATGGCAGTATTTTGGCGCAGTTAGGTAATCCTGACATGCGCACACCGATTGCGTATGGCTTGGCATACCCTGAGCGCATCACTTCTGGCGTCAAACCGCTCAGCTTGCTCGACATCGCTAAACTCGAGTTTGAAGCCCCAGACACTGTGCGTTTTCCTTGTTTAAGGTTAGCGTATGATGCACTCGCGGCAGGGGGAACAGCCCCAGCCATTTTGAATGCTGCCAACGAAGTGGCTGTGGCGGCATTTTTAAATGATCAGATCCGATATCTGGATATTCCACGCTTACTAGAAGAGGCGTTGCAGCACATCGTGGCGGCCCCCGTGCAATCGATTGAACAATTACTCACTGTCGACGCGCAAGCGCGCGCATTGCTGACACAACTTATTTCCAACTTACCTACTACGCCTTTACGCAAGGCTGTCAGCGCATGA
- the rseP gene encoding RIP metalloprotease RseP, which translates to MTSVWAFIVAIGVLVTIHEFGHYLAARSCGVRVLKFSIGFGKPIFKYQANVQATEWVLSWIPLGGYVKMLDSRETDGPQTSASDKVWIHAFDHQSIAAKMWIVFAGPLANLLLAFVCYWGLIAQGEVGLKPYIGPIEQGSLASMAKLRQGDLIIMLDGKSVGTWQDAQWQLLEKWVSHQAVSVVTKTPQGEVHQHVLPLNQLAGEPDGDVMQKTGLSVLMPVVPAVIGEVMAGSVAAQSGLQAGDRIVQVNQKPIADWQQFVKLVRASPAQPLKIAYQRGERLIQAKIVPEAIQQAGQKVGRLGAAVNMDAVDLTPYQVVRHYTASQAAVRALVKMQETITFTLKMLWKMVTGEASLKAISGPVSIADAAGESAGMGLKPYIGFIALLSISIAVMNLLPIPVLDGGHLLYHMAELIRGEPLPDKVLAIGQRLGLGLLGALMFIAFFNDINRYLIG; encoded by the coding sequence ATGACCTCGGTCTGGGCATTTATTGTCGCGATTGGGGTACTGGTCACCATCCATGAGTTTGGCCATTATCTGGCTGCCCGTAGCTGCGGTGTGCGCGTCCTCAAATTCTCTATTGGTTTTGGTAAACCCATCTTCAAGTATCAAGCAAACGTGCAAGCCACCGAATGGGTATTGTCTTGGATTCCATTAGGCGGTTACGTCAAAATGCTTGATAGCCGGGAAACGGATGGCCCACAGACTTCAGCATCTGACAAAGTTTGGATTCATGCCTTTGATCACCAATCCATAGCGGCAAAGATGTGGATCGTCTTTGCTGGACCCTTAGCAAATTTATTGCTGGCATTTGTGTGCTACTGGGGTTTGATCGCGCAAGGTGAAGTGGGCCTTAAGCCATACATCGGCCCCATAGAGCAGGGCTCGCTGGCGTCCATGGCCAAGCTCCGCCAGGGGGATTTAATCATTATGTTGGATGGCAAGTCAGTGGGGACTTGGCAGGACGCCCAATGGCAATTACTCGAAAAATGGGTCAGTCATCAAGCAGTGTCTGTGGTCACCAAAACGCCGCAAGGTGAGGTGCATCAGCATGTGTTGCCGCTGAATCAGTTGGCTGGTGAGCCGGATGGTGACGTCATGCAGAAAACCGGCTTGTCTGTATTGATGCCTGTCGTGCCGGCGGTGATTGGTGAGGTGATGGCGGGTTCAGTCGCTGCGCAAAGCGGCTTGCAGGCAGGCGATCGTATTGTGCAAGTGAACCAAAAGCCGATTGCTGACTGGCAGCAATTTGTGAAACTGGTGCGCGCGAGTCCGGCGCAACCTTTAAAAATAGCGTATCAACGCGGTGAACGGCTGATACAAGCCAAAATAGTGCCAGAAGCTATACAACAGGCCGGGCAAAAGGTCGGTCGCCTGGGGGCAGCCGTCAATATGGACGCAGTTGATTTAACACCTTACCAAGTGGTCCGTCATTACACGGCCTCGCAAGCGGCTGTGCGCGCCTTGGTCAAAATGCAAGAAACCATTACCTTCACCTTGAAGATGCTGTGGAAAATGGTCACAGGTGAAGCCTCACTAAAAGCGATTAGCGGACCAGTGAGTATTGCGGACGCAGCAGGGGAGTCAGCCGGAATGGGACTCAAGCCTTACATTGGCTTCATCGCCTTGCTCAGCATCAGTATTGCAGTCATGAATCTGCTGCCGATTCCAGTATTGGATGGCGGTCATTTGTTGTATCATATGGCGGAATTGATTCGAGGAGAACCACTACCCGACAAGGTGCTGGCCATTGGGCAGCGTCTGGGGTTAGGGTTATTGGGGGCATTGATGTTCATTGCTTTTTTTAATGACATTAATCGTTACCTGATAGGTTGA
- the bamA gene encoding outer membrane protein assembly factor BamA: MHLNAYAAEPFVITDIRVEGLQRTEPGTVFNYLPMQVGDVMSDEKAAQAIKSLYATGFFKDVRIENEGDVLVVTVQERPSVTQIDFSGNKSFQTDKIKDGLKQIGIAEGQIFDKSQLDRAEQEIKRQYLSQGKYSAEVKATASPLERNRVAIRFEITEGPAAKIRDINIVGNHLFKTEDLRANFLLTTPNWMSWWNKDDQYSKQKLTADLEALRSFYMNQGYLEFSIDSTQVSISPDKRDVYITVNLTEGEKYNISKTKLAGDLLLPEEDLRKLINIQDGEVFSRQKVTDASKNMNEKLGEEGYAFANVNAVPEINKLEHTVAFTFFVDPGRKVYVRRINVQGNTRTRDAVVRREMRQLESAWYAGDKIKRSKERIQRLNFFDSVELETPSVPGINDQVDMNVTVAEKATGSVQFGAGLSSSDGVVLGFNVNQPNFLGTGNRVALQVNTSSFNTVYSLSYTDPYFTPDGISRGFDIYRRDVDTSRRNSTTLNVGSYNSQSYGVGMRFGMPMSEMDFISAGVTLDFTDVELSSSSPIQYLRFCGNNSGCSSNSIVTNLGWTYDSRDNILFPRRGVLQRLSGDLSLPGLDLQYYKISYQHSWYKDLGKDFTLMLNGEAGYADSYGGKKYPFFKNFYAGGVNSVRGFLNSSLGPRDINPSSGADFAVGGTKRFVGNVELFMPVPFVSQSNQFRLSAFVDGGGVYGENDSINSEYLRFSTGVGVTWVSPFGPLKLVLAKPLNDKNYDDTQVLQFQFGQQF; the protein is encoded by the coding sequence ATGCACCTCAACGCGTATGCCGCAGAACCTTTTGTCATCACCGATATCCGTGTTGAAGGCTTGCAGCGGACCGAACCAGGGACCGTGTTTAACTATCTGCCGATGCAGGTAGGTGACGTCATGAGTGACGAAAAAGCTGCGCAGGCGATCAAGTCGCTCTATGCCACGGGCTTTTTCAAGGATGTTCGCATTGAAAATGAAGGAGATGTGTTGGTCGTGACCGTGCAAGAACGTCCTTCTGTCACCCAGATTGACTTCAGCGGTAATAAATCCTTCCAGACCGATAAAATTAAAGATGGCTTGAAACAGATTGGCATTGCAGAGGGACAGATTTTTGATAAATCCCAATTAGACAGAGCCGAGCAAGAAATCAAGCGTCAATACCTCTCCCAAGGCAAGTATAGTGCAGAAGTCAAAGCCACTGCCAGCCCGTTGGAGCGCAACCGTGTTGCGATTCGTTTTGAAATCACAGAAGGGCCTGCGGCTAAAATCCGTGATATCAACATTGTTGGCAACCATTTGTTTAAGACAGAAGATCTGCGCGCCAATTTTTTGCTGACCACGCCCAACTGGATGAGTTGGTGGAATAAGGATGATCAGTATTCAAAGCAAAAGCTGACCGCCGACCTCGAGGCCTTGCGCTCATTTTATATGAACCAAGGCTATCTGGAGTTTTCCATTGATTCCACACAAGTTTCTATCTCACCAGACAAGCGTGATGTGTACATTACCGTCAACCTGACAGAGGGTGAGAAATACAACATTAGCAAAACTAAGCTTGCCGGCGACCTATTGTTGCCTGAGGAAGACTTGCGCAAGTTGATTAATATTCAAGATGGCGAAGTGTTTAGCCGCCAGAAGGTGACTGACGCCAGCAAAAATATGAACGAAAAGCTGGGTGAAGAGGGCTATGCGTTTGCCAATGTCAATGCCGTGCCAGAAATAAACAAGCTGGAACACACCGTTGCTTTTACTTTCTTTGTTGATCCGGGTCGTAAAGTGTATGTGCGACGTATCAATGTACAAGGCAACACGCGCACACGCGACGCCGTTGTGCGCCGTGAAATGCGCCAACTTGAATCTGCTTGGTATGCCGGCGATAAAATCAAACGCTCTAAAGAGCGTATTCAGCGCCTCAACTTCTTTGACTCCGTCGAATTAGAAACACCGTCTGTACCGGGCATCAACGATCAGGTGGACATGAACGTCACCGTGGCAGAAAAAGCCACTGGTAGCGTGCAGTTTGGTGCCGGTTTATCGAGTAGTGATGGTGTCGTGCTGGGGTTTAACGTGAACCAGCCTAACTTCTTGGGTACCGGTAATCGTGTCGCATTGCAGGTCAATACCAGCAGCTTCAATACCGTCTATTCTCTGTCATACACAGATCCTTATTTCACGCCTGATGGGATCAGTCGTGGTTTTGACATCTACCGCCGAGATGTTGACACCAGTCGCCGCAATAGCACGACACTCAACGTAGGTAGTTACAATAGCCAGTCTTATGGCGTGGGGATGCGTTTCGGCATGCCGATGTCCGAAATGGATTTTATCAGTGCCGGCGTGACACTTGATTTTACTGATGTCGAATTATCGAGCAGCAGTCCTATTCAATACTTGCGTTTTTGCGGTAATAACAGTGGTTGTAGCAGTAACTCGATTGTGACTAACTTAGGCTGGACCTACGACTCGCGTGACAACATCCTGTTCCCGCGTCGTGGGGTATTACAGCGCCTGTCTGGTGACCTTTCATTACCAGGCTTGGATTTGCAATATTACAAGATTAGTTATCAACATAGCTGGTACAAAGATTTAGGCAAAGACTTCACGCTGATGCTCAACGGTGAGGCGGGATACGCAGACAGCTATGGTGGAAAAAAATATCCATTCTTTAAAAACTTTTATGCCGGTGGTGTGAACAGTGTACGTGGTTTCCTGAACTCATCGCTTGGGCCACGTGACATTAACCCAAGTTCAGGCGCTGATTTCGCTGTCGGTGGCACCAAACGCTTCGTCGGTAACGTTGAATTATTTATGCCGGTGCCTTTTGTGTCGCAATCCAATCAGTTCCGCTTAAGTGCATTTGTGGATGGCGGCGGTGTATACGGAGAAAATGATTCGATTAACTCTGAATATCTAAGATTCTCCACCGGTGTGGGCGTGACTTGGGTATCGCCGTTTGGTCCATTGAAGCTGGTGTTGGCTAAACCGCTCAACGACAAAAATTATGATGACACGCAAGTGTTGCAATTCCAGTTCGGGCAACAATTCTAA
- a CDS encoding OmpH family outer membrane protein — MRSFLVGLLGLLLSFSHLSAADFKVGYVQVDKLLQEAPQTAETGKKLEKEFSPRSLELEKLQKQIRDLESQLDHDRANIAEADRRQKERQLNNLRLEFQSKQRELREDINLRKNEELALLQERINKAVQTVSESEGYDLVVYSGVAFASKRIDITDKVLKLLGKK; from the coding sequence ATGAGAAGTTTTTTAGTAGGGTTACTCGGCCTTTTGTTAAGTTTTAGCCACCTGAGTGCGGCTGACTTTAAAGTAGGTTACGTCCAGGTCGACAAGCTACTCCAAGAAGCGCCGCAAACCGCTGAGACTGGCAAAAAGCTCGAAAAGGAATTTAGCCCGCGTTCGCTAGAGCTAGAAAAACTGCAAAAACAAATTCGTGACCTTGAATCGCAATTGGATCACGACCGTGCGAATATTGCCGAGGCAGACCGTCGTCAAAAAGAACGGCAGTTGAATAATTTGCGCCTTGAGTTTCAGAGCAAGCAACGTGAATTGCGCGAAGATATCAATTTGCGCAAGAATGAAGAGCTGGCGTTATTGCAAGAGCGCATTAACAAAGCGGTCCAAACCGTCTCCGAAAGCGAAGGCTATGATCTGGTGGTTTACAGTGGCGTTGCCTTTGCAAGTAAGCGGATCGATATTACCGATAAAGTCTTAAAGTTGCTGGGTAAAAAATAA
- the lpxD gene encoding UDP-3-O-(3-hydroxymyristoyl)glucosamine N-acyltransferase, whose protein sequence is MAQHFTLQEIVASLGGQLALSEPTQAATVKVSRMASLTQAKNDAIAFFNDTKYTQSLVATQAAAVILRPEHRALTTLPCILTDNPYAYFAKLSAMMNPSRVYVDHIHPSAVIGIAGAFAAKITIDALATIGDRVSLGEGVRIGAGCVVEDDVSIGANTVLEPRVVVKHGTIIGQHCHLFSGCVVGNDGFGYAEEQGRWVKIPQIGRVVIGNDVDIGANTTIDRGALDDTVIADGVKLDNLIQVAHNVRIGAHTVIAGCVGIAGSAVIGAHCKIGGAAMILGHLNIVDGVTISPGSMIMRSIQQAGTYTALMPFQKHEDWLRTAANIRHLEQYALKLKQLEQAISNIQKHSED, encoded by the coding sequence ATGGCGCAACACTTCACATTACAAGAGATTGTTGCGTCTCTGGGTGGGCAATTGGCGCTTAGCGAGCCTACTCAGGCCGCAACAGTTAAAGTCAGTCGCATGGCCTCTTTAACCCAAGCGAAAAATGATGCGATTGCTTTTTTTAATGATACTAAATACACGCAATCGTTAGTTGCAACGCAAGCGGCTGCCGTGATTTTGCGACCAGAGCATCGAGCACTGACGACACTGCCCTGCATATTGACTGACAATCCCTATGCCTATTTTGCCAAACTATCGGCAATGATGAATCCCTCGCGCGTCTATGTGGATCACATTCATCCCTCTGCTGTCATCGGTATCGCTGGTGCCTTTGCTGCGAAGATTACCATTGATGCCTTAGCCACCATTGGTGATCGCGTGTCACTTGGGGAAGGCGTGCGCATTGGGGCGGGTTGTGTGGTTGAAGACGATGTCAGCATCGGCGCCAACACCGTACTGGAGCCGCGGGTGGTGGTTAAGCATGGCACCATCATCGGTCAGCACTGCCATCTGTTTTCAGGGTGTGTTGTCGGTAATGACGGCTTTGGATATGCAGAAGAGCAGGGTCGATGGGTTAAAATACCGCAAATTGGCCGGGTTGTGATTGGGAATGACGTGGATATTGGTGCGAATACCACCATAGATCGTGGTGCGCTCGATGATACCGTGATTGCAGACGGTGTGAAGTTGGACAATTTGATACAGGTCGCCCATAATGTTCGTATTGGCGCACACACGGTCATTGCGGGTTGCGTGGGGATTGCGGGAAGTGCTGTCATTGGTGCACATTGCAAAATCGGCGGTGCAGCCATGATTTTGGGGCATTTAAATATCGTTGATGGCGTCACCATCTCACCCGGTTCCATGATTATGCGCTCGATTCAGCAAGCCGGGACCTACACCGCACTCATGCCGTTTCAGAAACACGAGGATTGGCTGCGAACAGCGGCCAATATCCGTCATTTAGAACAATATGCTCTTAAGCTCAAGCAGCTTGAGCAAGCAATAAGCAACATACAAAAACATTCGGAAGATTGA
- the fabZ gene encoding 3-hydroxyacyl-ACP dehydratase FabZ produces MAENTMNSMDIHEILEHLPHRYPFVLVDRVLSMELGKEITAVKNVSVNEPYFPGHFPYHPVMPGVLIVEAMAQAAALLSFKTMGTKPTNDSVYYFAGIDNVRFKKPVSPGDQIILHVKIDRILKGIWKYNAVAKVADEIVAEANMMCILKAIEK; encoded by the coding sequence ATGGCTGAAAACACAATGAATAGCATGGATATTCATGAGATTTTGGAACACTTGCCGCACCGCTATCCATTTGTGCTGGTTGACCGTGTATTGTCTATGGAGCTGGGTAAAGAGATCACAGCCGTTAAGAACGTCTCGGTCAATGAACCTTATTTTCCTGGCCATTTCCCATATCATCCGGTGATGCCTGGGGTGTTGATCGTGGAAGCAATGGCACAAGCTGCCGCTTTGCTCTCATTTAAAACCATGGGCACCAAGCCGACCAACGACTCGGTATATTATTTTGCTGGCATTGACAATGTGCGTTTTAAAAAACCAGTCTCCCCAGGTGATCAGATCATTTTGCACGTCAAAATCGACCGCATCCTCAAGGGGATCTGGAAATATAATGCAGTCGCCAAGGTCGCAGACGAGATTGTGGCAGAAGCCAACATGATGTGTATCTTAAAAGCCATTGAAAAATAA